One segment of Octopus sinensis unplaced genomic scaffold, ASM634580v1 Contig17298, whole genome shotgun sequence DNA contains the following:
- the LOC115231067 gene encoding histone H3, with amino-acid sequence MARTKQTARKSTGGKAPRKQLATKAARKSAPATGGVKKPHRYRPGTVALREIRRYQKSTELLIRKLPFQRLVREIAQDFKTDLRFQSSAVMALQEASEAYLVGLFEDTNLCAIHAKRVTIMPKDIQLARRIRGERA; translated from the coding sequence ATGGCTCGTACAAAGCAGACAGCACGTAAATCTACCGGAGGAAAGGCTCCTCGTAAACAGCTTGCCACTAAGGCTGCCAGGAAGAGTGCCCCAGCAACTGGCGGTGTGAAGAAACCCCATCGTTACAGGCCTGGTACCGTAGCTCTGCGAGAGATCAGACGTTACCAGAAATCCACTGAACTTCTTATCAGAAAGCTTCCCTTCCAACGTCTCGTTCGTGAAATCGCTCAGGATTTCAAGACTGATCTTCGTTTCCAGAGCTCTGCCGTAATGGCTTTACAGGAGGCCAGCGAGGCTTACTTGGTCGGTCTTTTCGAGGATACCAACTTGTGCGCTATCCACGCCAAGAGAGTGACCATCATGCCCAAGGACATCCAGCTTGCCCGCCGTATCCGTGGTGAGAGAGCCTAA
- the LOC115231068 gene encoding zinc finger protein 271-like, producing the protein MNFSVGDMPKDRGKPSCEFNICEKSFSENGNLTKRKCNNTRKKQFCCNICGKSFSLRSSLTFHQRVHTEEKPYGCDICGKSFSQNDNVTRHKRTHTGEKPYHCGICGKSFSRSDAFISHKRVHTGEKPYCCNICGKSFTQGSDLTKHKRIHTGEKPYHCDVCGKSFSLSSSVTKHKRIHTGEKPYKCGICGKSFTRNTSLTSHKRIHTGEKPYKCDICSKSFSRLDYFTAHKRVHTGEKPYQCNICGETFSVSCSLQSHKRIHTGEKPYHCDICGKSFHHNNALKVHKSIHTGEKPYNCDICGKSFSQKNNLNKHKRIHTGERPYSCDFCGKSFPQNIQLTSHQRIHTGEKPYQCNICGKSFSVSSALNSHKRIHTGEKPYQCDICNKYFSHSNNLTIHKRIHTGEKPFQCDVCKKSFSDSRSLRTHKYIHTGKKPYKCDICGKSFSQSSNLKSHRRSHTGEKPYQCNICSKSFAVSSGLTIHKRIHTGEKPYQCDICKKSFSDSSSLIVHKRSHTGEKPYQCDICGKSFSLSSHLTIHKRAHTGEKPYQCDICGKSFSLSSRLTRHKRTHTGEKPYKCDICSRSFSQLSNLRVHKCPHTG; encoded by the coding sequence ATGAATTTTTCTGTTGGAGACATGCCTAAAGACAGAGGAAAGCCATCATGTGAATTTAATATCTGTGAAAAgtcattctctgaaaatggtaACCTAACAAAACGTAAGTGCAATAATACAAGGAAGAAGCAATTTTGCTGcaatatctgtgggaaatcattctcttTACGTAGTAGTTTAACATTTCACCAACGAGTTCATACGGAAGAGAAGCCATAtggatgtgatatctgtggcaaatccttCTCTCAGAATGATAACgtaactagacacaaacgtacccatacaggagagaagccatatcactgtggtatttgtggtaaatcattctctcgaagtgaTGCTTTCATAtctcacaagcgtgttcatacaggagagaaaccatattgctgtaatatctgtggtaaatcattcactcaaggttctgacttaactaaacacaaacgaattcatacaggagagaagccatatcactgtgatgtctgtggtaaatcattttctttgtCATCAAGcgtaactaaacacaaacgtattcatacaggagagaaaccatataagtgtggcatttgtggtaaatctttcaccCGAAATACTTcattaacttctcacaaacggattcatacgggagagaagccatataagtgtgatatttgtagtaaatcattttctcgactTGACTACTTCACTGCACACAAGCGtgtacatacaggagaaaagccatatcagtgtaatatctgtggtgaaACATTCAGTGTAAGTTGTAGCTTACAatcacacaaacgtattcatacaggagagaagccttatcactgtgatatctgtggtaaatcattccatcACAATAATGCTTTAAAAGTACATAAatctattcatacaggagagaagccatataactgtgatatctgtggtaaatcattctctcaaaagaataatttaaataaacataagcgtattcacacaggagagaggcCATACAGTTGTgatttctgtggtaaatcatttcctcaaaatattcaattaacatctcaccaacgtattcatacaggagagaagccatatcagtgtaatatctgtggtaaatcattctctgtaagcaGTGCTTTGaattctcacaaacgtattcatacaggagagaagccataccagtgtgatatctgcaataaatatttttcgcACAGTAACAATTTGactattcacaaacgtattcatacaggagagaaaccatttcagtgtGATGTCTGTAAGAAGTCATTCTCTGACAGTCGTAGTTTAAGAACACACAAGtatattcatacaggaaagaagccatataagtgtgatatttgtgggaagtcattctctcaaagtagtaatTTGAAGTCACACAGGCGTAGTcacacaggggagaagccatatcagtgtaatatctgcagtaaatcattcgcTGTAAGTTCTGGCTTAACAatacacaagcgtattcatacaggagagaaaccatatcagtgtgatatttgtaagAAGTCATTCTCTGACAGTAGTAGTTTAATAGTACATAAGCGTAGTCACactggtgagaagccatatcagtgtgatatctgtggtaaatcattctctttaagTAGTCACTTAACAATACATAAGCGtgctcatacaggagagaaaccatatcagtgtgatatctgtggtaaatcattctctttaagTAGTCGCCTAACAAGacataaacgtactcatacaggggagaagccttataaatgtgatatttgtaGCAGATCATTTTCTCAACTTAGTAA